The following coding sequences lie in one Mycoplasma tauri genomic window:
- a CDS encoding MurR/RpiR family transcriptional regulator: MTYSNKTNVKRPILSENTYLTKSEKNILKFINSFEKNEFDLSIVELAKISKTSESSVSRFVKKYGYKDYRSFIAAINIKLSNFTKMYPIEYDENNNLNPFTVIHSSYKFAIDNISTENVIYKCKKASKLINNSNKIFIYGSGSSQRISADLAANLIKLGMSVVSNPDFHIFFPCLANGNHNDLLIVFSNNLKSNESHFVIKNANKNNIKVIAITSAQENENKNNNLNVNLMINYEKIHNDSLLVPVSSKVSQMLIGNMLFEALIYNNPENYNKLQKTSELIDEWAQIDKNHS; the protein is encoded by the coding sequence ATGACATACTCAAATAAAACTAATGTAAAACGCCCTATTTTATCTGAAAACACTTACTTAACTAAAAGCGAGAAAAATATTTTAAAATTTATAAATAGCTTTGAAAAAAACGAATTTGACTTATCTATAGTTGAATTAGCAAAAATTTCAAAAACATCTGAATCTTCAGTAAGCCGTTTTGTAAAAAAATATGGTTACAAAGACTATCGCTCTTTTATAGCTGCAATAAATATTAAATTATCAAACTTTACAAAAATGTACCCTATAGAATATGATGAAAACAATAATCTAAATCCGTTTACCGTTATTCACTCTTCATATAAGTTTGCAATTGATAATATTAGCACTGAAAATGTAATATATAAATGCAAAAAAGCTTCTAAATTAATTAATAATTCAAATAAAATATTTATTTATGGTTCTGGTTCAAGCCAGAGAATAAGCGCGGACTTGGCCGCTAATTTAATAAAACTTGGTATGTCAGTGGTTTCAAATCCAGATTTTCATATATTTTTCCCTTGTTTGGCTAATGGTAACCATAATGATCTCTTAATTGTTTTTTCTAACAATTTAAAATCAAACGAATCTCATTTCGTTATTAAAAATGCAAATAAGAATAACATAAAGGTTATAGCCATTACTTCAGCACAAGAGAATGAAAACAAGAACAATAATCTAAATGTCAATCTCATGATAAATTATGAAAAAATTCATAATGATTCATTACTTGTCCCTGTTAGTTCAAAGGTCTCTCAAATGCTTATTGGAAATATGCTTTTTGAGGCTTTAATATACAATAATCCGGAAAATTACAATAAACTACAAAAAACTTCTGAGCTTATTGATGAGTGAGCTCAAATTGACAAAAATCACAGCTAA